The Acidobacteriota bacterium genome has a segment encoding these proteins:
- a CDS encoding ATP-binding protein: MKDLMSTTKLVAILAVTVALVVIGTLNLRDRLSLPPVADDGIEWVDTSDGVQAKSVTADSPLASAVRKGDYVRAFFYIGDDAARSKPDSRNLDYEVVARAETLSRYLENQGVGNNARYAIVHQDAVLKDLYGIKHPIYDVDFKVVGRDQHLGRGLYLAFIGFVYLAIGLFVLFKQRRAALTYHFYAWSLLSFVGYFYSSTFEFTKLDKLASFLDGAAWALLAPLFLHFCANFPSGRGLTVRLRPVIAALYVPALALITIQAFWHYKPDFKLGADASLFGKASLVDWGNTLGKVELAHGAVFFIIGSMLLLRTFLRAEKPLLRQQLKWIIWGLGLSGLPFALLYLVPYVSNLEITPVMETVAYGPLILIPFSFGYSIIRYRLMDVDVIMRRSFVHAMASLAVAAIYMAVLLGVGDLVRFIWKTADLNSWRTRVVVVAGMLIVAMLFAPIKNRLQVWADRWFYGERYTMRTGLQDFGRTLSQTTALPQLLDSLVRRLSDMLSVGKVAIFIEDAGTASGFRLAHGPGIDGDVSLPEDVKQTIRIRSAGRGFIVAHDLRREQDSFLDNDEVESLARGYEQLHYYVPCVVRDRMVAIIGIGRTTTGAMLTSEDTDLLRAVSGYVAVAIDNSLLYRSEMEKAEELARLKEFSENIIESVNVGILVVDFDGRITTWNSSLEEILGVAREQALRRSIDDIFDRDLIETIRNVIGQEGWAIRDTRHLYKYNASTEDGRPLTLNISLAPFEAARGVVTGTLVVIENVTERAQLEQQLLEREKLSSIGLLAAGVAHEVNTPLAGISSYAQMLLQQVQENDPKRKLLEKIHAQTLRASGIVNNLLNFSRTGDAEFREVDINRVLDDTIQLLEPQLRNARFQITRNYGEHLHQAYGSASKLQQVFMNLILNARDAMPNGGRLTIHTRAADSSLVIDFRDTGEGIAPENIARIYDPFFTTKGVGQGTGLGLALSYGIIQEHNGRIFVESRPGEGAHFTIKLPTAFARQLQAASD, translated from the coding sequence ATGAAAGATCTGATGAGCACGACCAAGCTTGTCGCCATCCTGGCGGTAACCGTCGCGCTTGTCGTGATAGGTACTCTCAACCTGCGTGATCGTTTGAGCCTGCCACCCGTAGCCGATGATGGAATTGAATGGGTCGATACCTCCGACGGTGTTCAAGCCAAGTCGGTCACCGCGGATTCACCTCTCGCCTCAGCCGTAAGGAAAGGTGACTACGTCAGAGCGTTCTTCTATATTGGCGATGACGCTGCGCGAAGCAAACCGGACTCTCGCAATCTTGACTATGAGGTAGTCGCCCGGGCGGAAACGCTCTCTCGGTATCTTGAGAACCAGGGTGTGGGGAACAATGCGCGCTATGCGATTGTGCATCAAGATGCGGTTCTCAAGGACCTCTACGGAATTAAGCATCCGATTTACGATGTGGACTTCAAGGTCGTCGGTCGCGACCAGCATCTCGGGCGCGGGCTCTATCTGGCGTTTATCGGATTCGTTTATCTAGCGATCGGGTTATTTGTGCTTTTCAAGCAGCGGCGTGCCGCGCTGACCTACCACTTCTACGCGTGGTCGCTGCTTTCATTCGTAGGGTATTTCTACAGCTCCACCTTCGAGTTCACAAAACTCGATAAGCTGGCGAGCTTTCTTGATGGCGCGGCATGGGCCCTGCTGGCGCCTCTATTCCTGCACTTCTGCGCGAACTTTCCATCGGGACGTGGATTGACAGTACGGCTGCGGCCGGTAATCGCAGCGCTATACGTTCCCGCGCTCGCCCTCATTACTATTCAAGCTTTCTGGCACTACAAACCTGACTTTAAGCTAGGAGCGGACGCGTCTCTCTTCGGCAAGGCATCGCTCGTTGACTGGGGCAATACGCTTGGAAAGGTGGAGCTGGCTCACGGCGCAGTCTTCTTCATCATCGGAAGCATGCTTCTTCTGCGAACATTCCTTCGAGCTGAGAAGCCGCTGCTTCGCCAGCAGCTCAAGTGGATCATTTGGGGACTCGGGCTGTCAGGGCTGCCGTTCGCATTGTTGTATCTGGTTCCTTACGTCTCGAACCTCGAGATCACTCCGGTGATGGAGACGGTCGCTTACGGGCCGCTGATCCTGATCCCATTCTCGTTTGGCTACTCGATAATCCGCTACCGTCTGATGGACGTCGACGTGATAATGCGACGGAGCTTCGTGCATGCTATGGCGAGCCTCGCGGTGGCCGCGATCTACATGGCGGTGCTGCTCGGCGTGGGCGATCTTGTGAGATTCATCTGGAAGACCGCAGACCTGAACTCCTGGCGGACGCGCGTGGTGGTCGTCGCGGGAATGCTCATCGTGGCGATGCTGTTCGCGCCGATCAAGAACAGGCTTCAGGTATGGGCCGACCGCTGGTTCTACGGCGAGAGATACACGATGCGAACCGGGCTTCAGGATTTTGGGAGAACGCTCTCGCAAACGACGGCGCTTCCGCAATTGCTCGACTCGCTTGTCCGGCGGTTATCGGACATGCTTTCGGTCGGCAAGGTCGCAATCTTCATCGAAGATGCGGGCACGGCTTCAGGGTTTCGACTTGCGCATGGGCCTGGCATCGATGGCGATGTGAGTCTGCCGGAGGACGTAAAGCAGACGATTCGAATCCGCTCAGCGGGACGGGGCTTCATCGTGGCCCACGATCTGCGCAGGGAACAAGACTCCTTCTTAGACAATGATGAAGTCGAGTCATTGGCCCGGGGATACGAACAGCTTCACTACTATGTGCCGTGTGTGGTGAGAGACCGGATGGTGGCCATCATTGGGATCGGGCGCACGACAACCGGCGCGATGCTCACCAGCGAAGATACGGATTTGTTGAGAGCGGTATCGGGCTACGTCGCAGTCGCGATCGACAATAGTCTGCTGTACCGGTCCGAGATGGAGAAGGCTGAAGAGCTTGCCCGGCTCAAGGAGTTCTCCGAGAACATCATCGAAAGTGTCAATGTCGGCATACTCGTTGTTGATTTCGACGGCCGGATTACGACCTGGAACAGCTCTCTTGAAGAGATTTTGGGAGTCGCGCGCGAGCAGGCGTTGCGCCGCAGCATTGACGATATTTTCGACCGCGACTTGATTGAGACCATCCGGAATGTGATCGGTCAGGAAGGTTGGGCGATTCGCGACACCAGGCATCTCTACAAATACAATGCTTCGACCGAGGACGGCCGCCCGCTGACGCTCAATATCTCGCTTGCGCCGTTTGAAGCCGCTCGCGGCGTGGTGACCGGCACTCTTGTGGTGATCGAAAACGTGACCGAGCGCGCGCAACTCGAACAGCAGTTGCTCGAGCGCGAGAAGCTCTCGTCGATCGGATTGCTGGCAGCGGGAGTCGCGCATGAAGTCAACACCCCCCTCGCGGGGATTTCGTCTTATGCGCAGATGCTGCTGCAACAGGTCCAGGAGAACGATCCCAAGCGCAAGCTCCTCGAGAAGATTCATGCTCAGACACTTCGGGCATCGGGGATAGTTAATAACCTGCTGAACTTTTCCCGCACAGGCGACGCTGAATTCCGCGAAGTCGATATCAATCGCGTTCTCGATGACACGATTCAGTTGCTGGAGCCGCAGCTACGGAACGCGAGATTCCAAATTACGCGCAACTACGGCGAGCACCTTCATCAGGCATACGGCAGCGCGTCGAAGCTTCAACAGGTGTTCATGAACCTGATACTAAACGCGCGCGACGCGATGCCCAACGGCGGGCGGCTGACGATACACACGCGCGCCGCCGACAGTTCGCTGGTTATCGACTTTAGGGACACCGGTGAGGGCATCGCGCCTGAGAATATCGCGCGGATCTATGATCCGTTCTTCACGACGAAAGGAGTTGGTCAAGGCACGGGTCTCGGCCTCGCGTTGTCTTATGGAATTATCCAGGAGCACAACGGCCGCATCTTCGTTGAGAGCCGCCCAGGGGAAGGCGCGCACTTTACCATCAAGCTACCCACCGCCTTCGCGCGCCAGCTGCAGGCGGCGAGCGATTGA